In one window of Nitrospirota bacterium DNA:
- a CDS encoding AbrB/MazE/SpoVT family DNA-binding domain-containing protein → MPTSTVTSKGQTTIPKEIRARLHLQPGDRLEFVVEDDGRVMVLPATVDATELRGILKAPARPVTVEAMKQAIRKRGGRR, encoded by the coding sequence ATGCCAACATCAACGGTGACCAGCAAAGGGCAGACCACGATCCCCAAGGAGATTCGCGCACGCTTGCACCTGCAGCCGGGGGATCGCTTGGAATTTGTGGTGGAAGATGACGGGCGGGTGATGGTGTTGCCGGCCACGGTGGATGCGACGGAGTTGAGGGGCATCCTCAAAGCACCGGCTCGACCGGTCACCGTGGAGGCGATGAAGCAGGCCATACGGAAGCGGGGAGGCCGTCGGTGA
- a CDS encoding PIN domain-containing protein — protein MIGLDTNVLVRFLVQDDPTQSRRAARLIARECTKESPGFINRIVLCELVWVLESAYGYSKETIAGVLEKVLRTSQFQVEDLPVAWTAFRLYQKGKADFADCLLGAVNHQQGCDRTMTFDQQAGKLEGFEFLAGA, from the coding sequence GTGATCGGCCTGGATACGAACGTGCTCGTTCGCTTTCTCGTACAGGACGATCCGACCCAATCCAGGCGGGCCGCTCGGCTGATCGCGCGGGAATGTACCAAAGAAAGCCCCGGTTTCATCAACCGGATTGTGCTCTGTGAACTGGTGTGGGTATTGGAGAGCGCTTACGGGTACTCAAAGGAGACTATCGCCGGTGTTTTGGAGAAGGTTCTGAGGACAAGTCAGTTTCAAGTCGAGGACTTACCGGTAGCCTGGACCGCTTTTCGTCTGTACCAGAAGGGGAAGGCGGACTTTGCCGATTGTCTCCTCGGTGCCGTCAATCACCAACAGGGGTGCGATCGTACGATGACCTTTGACCAGCAGGCCGGCAAGCTGGAAGGATTCGAATTTCTGGCCGGAGCTTAA
- the higA gene encoding addiction module antidote protein, HigA family, translated as MIKNGMRPVHPGEILFEEFMKPSDPPINANMLAKAIDVPANRITAIIKGQRGITGDTAVRLAAFFNTTAEFWMNLQKTYELRLAERALSSKVRKHIEQHRDALVPA; from the coding sequence ATGATCAAGAACGGAATGCGGCCGGTCCATCCCGGGGAAATCCTCTTCGAGGAGTTCATGAAGCCGTCAGACCCGCCGATCAATGCCAATATGCTCGCCAAGGCCATTGACGTGCCGGCGAACCGGATTACGGCGATTATCAAGGGGCAGCGTGGCATTACAGGGGATACCGCGGTCCGCCTGGCGGCATTTTTCAACACCACCGCTGAATTCTGGATGAACCTGCAGAAGACTTATGAGTTGCGTCTTGCCGAACGGGCTCTGTCGAGCAAGGTCAGGAAGCATATCGAGCAACACAGGGATGCGCTTGTACCGGCATGA
- a CDS encoding excinuclease ABC subunit A, whose protein sequence is MIRHFSDKKTERFFSGDTVKEFSGFRKAAERKLTMLDNASDIKDLLSPPGNRLERLKGDRSGQHSIRINDQWRICFAWKTDGPYEVEITDYH, encoded by the coding sequence ATGATAAGGCATTTTAGCGACAAGAAGACGGAACGGTTCTTTTCAGGGGATACGGTGAAGGAGTTCTCCGGCTTCAGGAAGGCAGCTGAACGGAAATTGACCATGCTCGACAATGCATCGGACATCAAAGACCTGCTCTCACCGCCAGGAAACCGACTGGAAAGGCTGAAGGGGGATCGATCCGGGCAGCACAGCATCCGGATCAACGATCAGTGGCGGATTTGCTTTGCCTGGAAGACTGACGGACCCTATGAGGTCGAAATTACCGATTATCACTGA